A genomic segment from Dasypus novemcinctus isolate mDasNov1 chromosome X, mDasNov1.1.hap2, whole genome shotgun sequence encodes:
- the PORCN gene encoding protein-serine O-palmitoleoyltransferase porcupine isoform X1, translated as MATFSRQEFFQQLLQGCLLPTAQQGLDQIWLLLAICLACRLLWRLGLPSYLKHASTVAGGFFSLYHFFQLHMVWVVLLSLLCYLVLFLCRHSSHRGVFLSVTILIYLLMGEMHMVDTVTWHKMRGAQMIVAMKAVSLGFDLDRGEVGAVPSPVEFMGYLYFVGTIVFGPWISFHSYLQAVRGRPLSRRWLRKVAWSLVLALLCLVLSTCVGPYLFPYFIPLDGDRLLRNKKRKARGTMVRWLRAYESAVSFHFSNYFVGFLSEATATLAGAGFTEEKDHLEWDLTVSKPLNVELPRSMVEVVTSWNLPMSYWLNNYVFKNALRLGTFSAVLVTYAASALLHGFSFHLAAVLLSLAFITYVEHVLRKRLARILSACVLSKRCPPDCSHQHRLGLGVRALNLLFGALAIFHLAYLGSLFDVDVDDTTEEQGYGMAYTVHKWSELSWASHWVTFGCWIFYRLIG; from the exons ATGGCCACCTTCAGCCGCCAGGAATTTTTCCAGCAGCTGCTGCAGGGCTGTCTCCTGCCCACCGCCCAGCAGGGCCTTGACCAGATCTGGCTGCTCCTTGCCATCTGCCTCGCCTGTCGCCTCCTCTGGAGGCTCG GGCTGCCATCCTACCTGAAACATGCCAGCACCGTGGCAGGTGGTTTCTTCAGCCTCTACCACTTCTTCCAGCTGCACATGGTTTGGGTCGTGCTGCTCAGCCTCCTGTGCTACCTCGTGCTCTTCCTCTGCCGACATTCCTCCCATCGTGGCGTCTTCCTCTCTGTCACCATCCTCATCTACCTACTCATGGG TGAGATGCACATGGTGGACACCGTGACCTGGCACAAGATGCGAG GGGCCCAGATGATCGTGGCCATGAAGGCAGTGTCTCTGGGCTTCGACCTTGACCGGGGCGAGGTGGGTGCGGTGCCCTCCCCTGTGGAATTCATGGGCTACCTCTACTTCGTGGGCACCATCGTCTTTGGGCCCTGGATCTCCTTCCACAGCTACCTACAGGCTGTCCGAGGCCGCCCGCTG AGCCGCCGATGGCTGCGGAAGGTGGCCTGGAGCCTGGTGCTGGCCCTGCTGTGCCTTGTGCTGTCCACCTGCGTGGGCCCCTACCTCTTCCCATACTTCATCCCCCTGGACGGTGACCGTCTCCTTCGCAA CAAGAAACGCAAAGCCAG GGGCACCATGGTAAG gTGGCTGCGAGCCTATGAAAGTGCTGTCTCCTTCCACTTCAGCAACTATTTTGTGGGCTTTCTGTCCGAGGCCACAGCCACGTTGGCAGGGGCCGGCTTCACCGAGGAGAAGGATCACCTGGAATG GGACTTGACAGTGTCCAAGCCACTCAACGTGGAGCTGCCCCGGTCAATGGTGGAAGTTGTTACAAGCTGGAATCTGCCCATGTCTTATTGGCTAAATAACT ACGTTTTCAAGAATGCACTCCGCCTGGGGACTTTCTCAGCTGTGCTGGTCACCTATGCAGCCAGCGCCCTCCTGCAC GGCTTCAGCTTCCACCTGGCGGCGGTGCTGCTGTCCCTGGCGTTTATCACTTACGTGGAGCACG tCCTCAGGAAGCGCCTGGCTCGGATCCTCAGTGCCTGCGTCTTGTCGAAGCGGTGCCCACCAGACTGTTCACATCAGCATCGCTTG GGCCTGGGGGTGCGAGCCTTAAACCTGCTTTTTGGGGCCCTGGCCATCTTCCACCTGGCCTACCTGGGCTCTCTGTTCGATGTGGACGTGGACGACACCACAGAGGAGCAG
- the PORCN gene encoding protein-serine O-palmitoleoyltransferase porcupine isoform X2, whose protein sequence is MATFSRQEFFQQLLQGCLLPTAQQGLDQIWLLLAICLACRLLWRLGLPSYLKHASTVAGGFFSLYHFFQLHMVWVVLLSLLCYLVLFLCRHSSHRGVFLSVTILIYLLMGEMHMVDTVTWHKMRGAQMIVAMKAVSLGFDLDRGEVGAVPSPVEFMGYLYFVGTIVFGPWISFHSYLQAVRGRPLSRRWLRKVAWSLVLALLCLVLSTCVGPYLFPYFIPLDGDRLLRNKKRKARWLRAYESAVSFHFSNYFVGFLSEATATLAGAGFTEEKDHLEWDLTVSKPLNVELPRSMVEVVTSWNLPMSYWLNNYVFKNALRLGTFSAVLVTYAASALLHGFSFHLAAVLLSLAFITYVEHVLRKRLARILSACVLSKRCPPDCSHQHRLGLGVRALNLLFGALAIFHLAYLGSLFDVDVDDTTEEQGYGMAYTVHKWSELSWASHWVTFGCWIFYRLIG, encoded by the exons ATGGCCACCTTCAGCCGCCAGGAATTTTTCCAGCAGCTGCTGCAGGGCTGTCTCCTGCCCACCGCCCAGCAGGGCCTTGACCAGATCTGGCTGCTCCTTGCCATCTGCCTCGCCTGTCGCCTCCTCTGGAGGCTCG GGCTGCCATCCTACCTGAAACATGCCAGCACCGTGGCAGGTGGTTTCTTCAGCCTCTACCACTTCTTCCAGCTGCACATGGTTTGGGTCGTGCTGCTCAGCCTCCTGTGCTACCTCGTGCTCTTCCTCTGCCGACATTCCTCCCATCGTGGCGTCTTCCTCTCTGTCACCATCCTCATCTACCTACTCATGGG TGAGATGCACATGGTGGACACCGTGACCTGGCACAAGATGCGAG GGGCCCAGATGATCGTGGCCATGAAGGCAGTGTCTCTGGGCTTCGACCTTGACCGGGGCGAGGTGGGTGCGGTGCCCTCCCCTGTGGAATTCATGGGCTACCTCTACTTCGTGGGCACCATCGTCTTTGGGCCCTGGATCTCCTTCCACAGCTACCTACAGGCTGTCCGAGGCCGCCCGCTG AGCCGCCGATGGCTGCGGAAGGTGGCCTGGAGCCTGGTGCTGGCCCTGCTGTGCCTTGTGCTGTCCACCTGCGTGGGCCCCTACCTCTTCCCATACTTCATCCCCCTGGACGGTGACCGTCTCCTTCGCAA CAAGAAACGCAAAGCCAG gTGGCTGCGAGCCTATGAAAGTGCTGTCTCCTTCCACTTCAGCAACTATTTTGTGGGCTTTCTGTCCGAGGCCACAGCCACGTTGGCAGGGGCCGGCTTCACCGAGGAGAAGGATCACCTGGAATG GGACTTGACAGTGTCCAAGCCACTCAACGTGGAGCTGCCCCGGTCAATGGTGGAAGTTGTTACAAGCTGGAATCTGCCCATGTCTTATTGGCTAAATAACT ACGTTTTCAAGAATGCACTCCGCCTGGGGACTTTCTCAGCTGTGCTGGTCACCTATGCAGCCAGCGCCCTCCTGCAC GGCTTCAGCTTCCACCTGGCGGCGGTGCTGCTGTCCCTGGCGTTTATCACTTACGTGGAGCACG tCCTCAGGAAGCGCCTGGCTCGGATCCTCAGTGCCTGCGTCTTGTCGAAGCGGTGCCCACCAGACTGTTCACATCAGCATCGCTTG GGCCTGGGGGTGCGAGCCTTAAACCTGCTTTTTGGGGCCCTGGCCATCTTCCACCTGGCCTACCTGGGCTCTCTGTTCGATGTGGACGTGGACGACACCACAGAGGAGCAG
- the PORCN gene encoding protein-serine O-palmitoleoyltransferase porcupine isoform X3, with amino-acid sequence MATFSRQEFFQQLLQGCLLPTAQQGLDQIWLLLAICLACRLLWRLGLPSYLKHASTVAGGFFSLYHFFQLHMVWVVLLSLLCYLVLFLCRHSSHRGVFLSVTILIYLLMGEMHMVDTVTWHKMRGAQMIVAMKAVSLGFDLDRGEVGAVPSPVEFMGYLYFVGTIVFGPWISFHSYLQAVRGRPLSRRWLRKVAWSLVLALLCLVLSTCVGPYLFPYFIPLDGDRLLRKWLRAYESAVSFHFSNYFVGFLSEATATLAGAGFTEEKDHLEWDLTVSKPLNVELPRSMVEVVTSWNLPMSYWLNNYVFKNALRLGTFSAVLVTYAASALLHGFSFHLAAVLLSLAFITYVEHVLRKRLARILSACVLSKRCPPDCSHQHRLGLGVRALNLLFGALAIFHLAYLGSLFDVDVDDTTEEQGYGMAYTVHKWSELSWASHWVTFGCWIFYRLIG; translated from the exons ATGGCCACCTTCAGCCGCCAGGAATTTTTCCAGCAGCTGCTGCAGGGCTGTCTCCTGCCCACCGCCCAGCAGGGCCTTGACCAGATCTGGCTGCTCCTTGCCATCTGCCTCGCCTGTCGCCTCCTCTGGAGGCTCG GGCTGCCATCCTACCTGAAACATGCCAGCACCGTGGCAGGTGGTTTCTTCAGCCTCTACCACTTCTTCCAGCTGCACATGGTTTGGGTCGTGCTGCTCAGCCTCCTGTGCTACCTCGTGCTCTTCCTCTGCCGACATTCCTCCCATCGTGGCGTCTTCCTCTCTGTCACCATCCTCATCTACCTACTCATGGG TGAGATGCACATGGTGGACACCGTGACCTGGCACAAGATGCGAG GGGCCCAGATGATCGTGGCCATGAAGGCAGTGTCTCTGGGCTTCGACCTTGACCGGGGCGAGGTGGGTGCGGTGCCCTCCCCTGTGGAATTCATGGGCTACCTCTACTTCGTGGGCACCATCGTCTTTGGGCCCTGGATCTCCTTCCACAGCTACCTACAGGCTGTCCGAGGCCGCCCGCTG AGCCGCCGATGGCTGCGGAAGGTGGCCTGGAGCCTGGTGCTGGCCCTGCTGTGCCTTGTGCTGTCCACCTGCGTGGGCCCCTACCTCTTCCCATACTTCATCCCCCTGGACGGTGACCGTCTCCTTCGCAA gTGGCTGCGAGCCTATGAAAGTGCTGTCTCCTTCCACTTCAGCAACTATTTTGTGGGCTTTCTGTCCGAGGCCACAGCCACGTTGGCAGGGGCCGGCTTCACCGAGGAGAAGGATCACCTGGAATG GGACTTGACAGTGTCCAAGCCACTCAACGTGGAGCTGCCCCGGTCAATGGTGGAAGTTGTTACAAGCTGGAATCTGCCCATGTCTTATTGGCTAAATAACT ACGTTTTCAAGAATGCACTCCGCCTGGGGACTTTCTCAGCTGTGCTGGTCACCTATGCAGCCAGCGCCCTCCTGCAC GGCTTCAGCTTCCACCTGGCGGCGGTGCTGCTGTCCCTGGCGTTTATCACTTACGTGGAGCACG tCCTCAGGAAGCGCCTGGCTCGGATCCTCAGTGCCTGCGTCTTGTCGAAGCGGTGCCCACCAGACTGTTCACATCAGCATCGCTTG GGCCTGGGGGTGCGAGCCTTAAACCTGCTTTTTGGGGCCCTGGCCATCTTCCACCTGGCCTACCTGGGCTCTCTGTTCGATGTGGACGTGGACGACACCACAGAGGAGCAG